GTTCTGGTGCGGAGGCGAAGGATCGGGTCAGTCCCTATGCGGTGGGGATTAACCTCTCGTATTTTAACGACCTGGATGCGATCTGGGAAAACTACGGCATACCGGAAAAGCTGGAGCGGATGGGCGTGCGCGTGCTGCGCTATCCGGGCGGCGAGGAGACTTCGCGCTGGCACTGGGACCAGCCGGGTGTCAACGGCTACGTGGATGTCTGGAATCCGAACCACCTCAAGCAGAATTGGCAATCGACCTGGTTCCCGCAGGAACAGTGGGCGCAGAACGAGGCGTTCATGGACGTGGATGAGTATTTTGCCTACTGCGAGCAGCTTGGCACGGAGCCGTTGCTGGGGATCAACATGAGCGCGGGCGAGGTCAACAAGCGCCGCGAGGACGGCATTGCGCAGGCGGTCGCGCTGATCGAGTACGTCCGCGAAAAAGGTTATCCGCTGACTTACGTCTATCTCGACAACGAGCCCTGGCACAAGCATTCGAGCAACTACTACCTCTTTCCCAAGGACGATTACGCAGAGCTGTGCGTGCTCTACGCCGAGGCTATGCGGGCTGTCGATCCGGACTTAAAGTTTATCGCCAACGCGTTCGAGGCCGGGAGCGCCCGCAACGCGAATGAGGTTCGGCGTTTTCTGGACATTGCCGGGGATGATGTCGATGTGATCGAGCTGCATTATTACTGGGAGTGGGGGCGTTCGACCTGGGAGATGTGGATCAGCCAACAACCGATGCTGAACAGCAGCCAGTGGCGCGCCCCGAAGCAAACCAAGACCTTCAGTGAGGATCTGGATGCCCTGCGCAAGCTTATCCACGATTACGGCTATCCGCAGATCGACCTGGCGGTGCTCGAATGGAACATCGCCCCGGCCAAAAGCGGAGAAGTCCCGCCGACTCCCCGGCAGACTGCGCTCATGCAGTCGGAGATGCTGATGCAGTTTCTCGACAGTGGCGTCCTCATGACGGCGATCTGGCCGACGTTCTGGCAAGTCACGCCGCCGGAGGGTGATGCCAATCCCCAGGCTACGGTAAGCGATGTCAGCTTTCGCAGCATTTTTGAGGCTCGTCCGCCCTACGCGACGACACCGGTTTACGACATGTTTTGTCTCTTCGCGGGGGTGCCCGGCAGCCGCCTGCTTGAGTCGGTCTTTGAACAGCCCGGTATTTATCGCCAGACCTATCTCCTCGACGATGGCACAAGCCTTGTACTGGTGTTGAATAAATCCGGCCAGCCGCAACCGCTGGCGCTGGAGGGCTTCGCCGGGCGCACGAGCCGCTTCGCGCAGATCAGTCTGGAGGAGCGGAAGTCGGGGGCGGTTGATCCGTCAAAGGGCTTGGTGCTCCCGGGGTACTCGCTGACCCGCGTCGAGATCGCCCCTGGCGCGCGCTGATCCCTGGACACTCGCCGGCGATCCCTGCTTTCAGTTTGAGCGGGGAACGCGGCGAGAAAGTTCAGTGTATCCAGATTTGGATACGCAAAACAGGAAGCGAATGGGCGGGATTATGCCTTAGGTCGTTTTAGAGCGGTTTAAATAAAGTCGTAGCCGACGCAAAAGGGCCGAATGGCTAAATGATTAAATGGTTAATTGTTATTTCCTACGCTGAACATCCAACAATTAACAATTGGCCATTTAACCATCTAACGATTGTGGCTACAGTATTTTTTAAACCGCTCTAACTGAAAGAAGGTGAGTCATTTCTTGCAAACATCTTGCGCAGGCAAGGGAGTTTGACCATCTCCTGCCTCACTTCCCGTCCTTCCTGCTAATGCTTGTTGAGCCTCAAAACAGGTGAGACGTGGTACTCAGTCAGAAACCTGAAGCACCTGAAAACCGCCGTTCTGGGGCAGGATAAAAATGCTGTGGCGGGCTTGGCGGGATAGGTACCAGATGGCGCGGTAGATCATTTTCCATTCGCCGTTTTTGCTGACGCCGACGCGTATGGGAGTATCCAGGCCCCGCTCGGGGGGTGCCCCGTTTTTCCCCAGGGCCGGGAGGTCCGCGTCGGTGTTATCAACCATCTCGATTGAGCCGGGAGCGACCATGAGGCGGGCTGTGCCGTACTGGATGGCGACAGGCTCGGAGGAGAGATTATAGACGCGGGTATGGCCTCGGGGGAAGTTGCGGGTGTCGTCCGCGAAAACGCGCGTGAGCAGGTTGTTGCTGTCCGGTTTTTCCGGGACGAGAAATACGAGGTAATCGCCCCCGGAGGAGGGAAGCGTAGCTGTGCCCACGGGGGTTCGCTGGATATTCTCCCCGCTGCCGCTCTTGCGGTAGAGGACGAGACGGGGGGATTCTCCTTCATACTTGTAGCGGCCAGAGGGGCCGTTGAAGGTGGCGCGGATCTCCCGGTCATGGCTTGCGCTCATGAAGTACAACTGGCGGGTGTCGCTGACGGGATTGAAGAAGCGGAGATTGGCCCTGAAGGTTTCATCCGTGGGCTGCGCGTATACGAGGGGAAGCGAGAGTCCAAGGCAGGCAAGGAGAGCGAGTCGGGAGTAGGGAATGTTCATCGTCAGCGGCTTTGGGAAAGATGTGTCGGGCGGGACAGGAAACGATGGAGAAGGGAAACGGCGGCGAAGGTGCCGTGAGGTGATTTCAGATTTCGGACGGAGGCAGCCAGCGGAAACTGACCAGCACGAACCGGCGGCCGAAGTTGTTATTGGCGGCGGTGGATGGGGAATCCTCTGGGGCGTCGGTAGCGTCCATCCAGTTCGGGACACGCTGGACAATCGCCTCGCACCACGTCTCCGCCTCGGTCGTCCCGGTGAGCGGGCTCAGGGCGGCTCCGTAGGCGCGGATGCGGAAGGTGTCGGAGCGGGCGCTGAGGACGGGGGCCAGCATCTGGAGGATGTCGTTCTGGAGCACCCAGCCGGGAGCACCGGCGGCGCTGGCGGGCGCGTGCTGCTCCCAGTTAACGGCCTCGCCCCAGATGGAGTCCTGCTCGGGTTCGCCGCCGAAGTTGTCCGCGTTGTTGACCGTTTGGTCAAGTGCGGTCTGGAGGGCGCCGCTGATCCCCGTCGGGCCATCGACGAGTCGGCGGTTGACGAAGTCCGAGAGCGAGAGGAAGGGGCCGCGCAGGCGCACCTGCTCTACGATGGCGGTGGCGAGCGCGTCGAGTTCGGTCCCGTTTAGAGAGCGGAATCCGGCCCAGGCCTGAGGCTCGTCGCTGTCTTGGGCGTTGCGGCTGGAGGCCATCGGGTGCAGGAAACGCGGGATGGGGAACTCCATTTCGGCGGGCTCCAGTTGCGCTTCGCTGTCGCTGCCACCGGCCACATTGTAGTAGCGGAAGACCGCCGATTGCTGGAGGGAGGAGAGCATGCTCTTCCAGGCGGGGATGGAGGTGGAGTTGACGTTGAAGGCCCCGTCAACCATGAGCGAAGCGGCGGCCGTATCAATGTCCCGCAGGCGGTCCTCGTAGTCGCTGTCGAAAGTCCCCGTGTCGGAGAAGTAGCGGTAGCGGCTGTTGGGGAGGGGCTTGCCGTCGCGGATGTAGTCCAGGTTAAAGTCCTCGAAGGGCGGATACTGCGTGCTCTGGGTAGGGGTGGGGACGGTGGAGAAAAACCACGCGTCGAAAAGCGCGTCATTGTAATACCATGACAAGTCGATGGCTTCGAGGGCGGTGTCGTTGCCGTCGATGGTGGCACCGTCCGTGTAAATGCGCTCGGTCAGCCCGCCAAAGGGCGGGGCGTAGGAGCCGCCCACGGTGTAGAGCGGTGCCGTGTCGAAGACGCCGATATCGGCGTGCATGAACTGCCCGACGGAAAACAGCGGTTGGCGGGGGATTTCCTTGAGCACGACGCGCCGCTGGCCGGAGTTTGATACTGAGTTGCCCCAGGTGGTTGTCCCGCTCAGGGCCGTGTTAAGAGGTTTGCGGGAGTTCCAGTCGGAGCGGTTGAGGACGGAGACATCCCAGATCGGCGAGTGGACCTCGTCGGGGTGCCCGGCGCGGGTGTGCCAGGCCAGCGGATTGAAGTGCGCGATGAAGGGGAGCGAGTCCGCGCCGAGTTCGGTCTCACCGGTCTTGAGGCGGGCAACGAGGTTGGCGGCATAGAGGATGTCCGCATTGTTCGGGCTGGTCATCAGGTTGCTTTTGAGCAGGATATCGTAGTAATCATAGAGAGTCAGGTCCTCGCCGGGGGAACTGGCGTTGCGGGTCCAGAGGCTTGCGAAGGGATAGCTGCCCGAGGCTGAGTCCGGGGGGCGCAGGCCCCAGACATCGCGGAGGACGAAGCCGTCTTCGGGAGCACCGCCGTAGTTGGCCTCGGCCAGCGAGAGAGTGAGGCGGAAGTCATTGGGGTCGGTGCTGGCGGTGTTGGTGCCGAAGTCTAGCTCGAGCCGATCCTGTATCCAGTCGAGGTTCACGTTGGGGGCTGCGATCCCCTGTGAGGAAATGGCCCCGCGGAATGTGATATGGGCGTCGCCGTTTTCGGGGCCAACCAGTTGAACCGGAGTCTGGTTACTGCCCCATCCGCCGAAGCCGCCTCCGTAGGAGTTTTCAGCGTTGTAGCCGCCGGTGTCTTCGAAGCGCAGGGCGAATATCTTCATCTCGCCGGGCTGGAGGGTGGTCTGGTCGGAGATGGTCCGGTCGTTGCGGTTGTAGGTGGAAAACAGCTCAAGCGTGAAGTGCCCGGTGCGGGTGGTCGAATTACTGTTCTGCCACAGGTCCACGAGGTCGGTCATGCCGACGGAGAACAGATCCTTTTCCTCCGTGCTGTCGGTGTTGCGGGCCACGATTTGAGCTTTGACGGCCGGATCGTAGGTGACGCGATAGTCGCTGGCGTCGAGGGCGATGTTGTAGGGGTTCCACAGGACAACGAGGGGGCTGACCACGTGCCGCCCGGATTTCAGGTAGGCCCATTTCTCCTGGTTGCTGTCACCTGAGGGGCGGTCGTCCCGCCAGGCCCAGGTGGATTGGCCAGCCTTGTAGTCCGAGGTGACGCCTCCGAAACGCCAGATGACCTGCTGCACGACGGGGGCAATCGGGTGCGAGGTCAGTTGCCAGTCGCGGATGCCGCCGTTGGCGAGCGGCACGGTTTCTATGTCGGCCACGTCGAACTCCTCCCGCGAACCGGTCCAGTCCGCCGGGAGTGTGTCGCGGGGGTCGAGCACGGGGAGCGTGCCGTCTGGGTTGCTGAGTAAGTGGTAAAGGTTGTACCAGGCCGCGAGGCTGTCCCAGCGGATCGGGAAAACGTCCAGCACCTGCCGTCCGGTCAGCTCCGCTAACTGGTCGCTGAGTCCGCGGGTGAGGTCGCGGCGCAGGCCGCCGTTTTTCACATCGGTGAGCACGCCGTAGCCGGAAGCCGTCAGGTCGTGAAAGTAGCCGCTGGCCGGGTCTGTCTCGTAAAAGATGTCGGCCTCCGCCAGGCTGGTGAAGCGGCTGCGCTGTCGCGCGCTGACCTTTTGGCTAAACGTCTCCAGTCCGTCGAGGGCGTCGATCTTGCCCCCCTCGGAGGGACCAAAGCGCAAGGCCTGCGAAAGCTGGCCGGTCGCGGTGTAGATCGCGTCGTTTTCCTCCCAGGTGCGGGGATTGAGTTTGGCCTTGATGCCCTCGTCGAGCACGACCCAGGCGTACGCGACATCGGCCCCGTCCACCGCGATGCTTTCGGCCTCTACCGCCGGGATTGTTGCGCCCGCGCTGTCCGTGCGTTTGCTCACGAGCGTGACCGGGTTTGAGACGGTGCCGGTGATCGCGCCCAACTGGCTGTTATTCGCGGACATGGAGGCGAGCCAGCCGACAAAGGTTTTTGAGTCAGGGGCCAGCGGGTTGGCATGGTCGCTGCGCCACACGCCGGTCCAGTGTGCCTTGGCCGCATTGGGCGTGAGCCCGCTGTAACCGCCCTCAAGGATGTCGGCCCGCGCCGTTACCCGCTGGTCAGGGCCGGCTGATTTCTGGAGCTCTCCCAGTGCGCTTTCGAGGGCAAGGACTGCCGCCCGCTGCGCCCGCAGGTGCGTAAAGCTTTGGTTGGTGGAGGCCAAGTCCACGTGCACCAGTACCGACAGGCTCACCGTCAGCACGAGCAGGAACGACATCAGGGTCAAGGCGATGACCAGCGCGAAACCGGAAGCGGCTCCTGAGTCGGGTCGCCGATTGTCTCGATGGGCCGGGCCCGGTCTTGTCACCGTTGCGGCAAAGCCCTGCCGGTGTGTCCTGGTTGACGGCGCGAGCGGGGCAAGGGGAAGGCAGTTTCTCATGGGCCTGCGGGGTCTAAAGGGGGAAGGGGAATCGGGGGAGAGGTGCTACACTCCTTTGGTAAAATAGTTTTATTTATGGAAAAACTTACAAACAAGTCAACCGCTAAGATGACCGGCGGGCTGGCTTTGGTGTAGGATTTATGGGCCTGTGCTATAGGGTAAGTGCGGGGGAGGAGGGTAGGGGAAAGGCTCCCCGCGGGGGTGAGGTGAGAGCAACGGTGCGGGGTGAAGCGCCGGTAGTAAAAGAATCTTTTTCGGCTTCCGGTTCAAGTGTAATCGCCGCTCCAGGGCCGGAGAACGCGGCGATGATGAAGCGTGGATATCTCGGTTTTGACCGTGTTTTACTGGCCTCGGGGATCGCGTGGAACCTTTCACTGGGGCAGGAGGGCGATGGGTTGATTAATTTTTCTTACGTAGCGAGTGTCGGTGTATTTGCTGGTTTATTGATTTTATAAATATTTTGTTTTTTAAAAAATAAAATTGTTTTTCTATGAAAACTCTATAACACATCATATCCATGAAGACCAAACTCCTATCCCTTGCTCTCGCCCTCGCGGGCTCCCTTATCGTGTCTCAGTCGATGGCTACTGTCATTGTTGACGATGTTTTCGACAGTAGTGATGGCTGGGCCAAGACCAATCCGGATGGCAAGCCTGGTGGCTGGTGGCCGAACGCCAGTGGAAACGCGGGGCTGACCCCGGTGGTGGGAACTTCTTTTTTTGTCATGACAGCGAATCCGGACCGACAGTACCTGACCAAGACCTTCACTTCGGCTAATTTTACGGCAGAAGGGCAGGCTATCTTCGGTGGTTCGAATGACTACAAGATTATCGCCGGTACCTATACGGTCAGTGTGTATGTGGGAGCGGCCGAGGCTGCCCCGTTTGCAGGAGCCAGCCGCTACAACGCTTACCTGACGGCGGGCGGTAGCACTGTTGATGACCGCATCGCTGCGACTTCCAGCGTAAAAACACCTGTTCCGGGCGCGGCTGAGTGGCAGGAGTGGACTTTTACTTTTGTCATTGATGAGGATACGGTGACTCAGGGTGGTGCCAATGTGATTGGGCAGTCGCTGGGCGGTTTTGTTGATATTCGGTCGAGTTGGTCTTCGGAGCCGGGACTTAGCACCTACATCGCAACGGATGGGTTCAAGATCACTTATACGGCGATCCCCGAGCCTGCCGAATCGGCCATGATGTTGGGGGCGGTTGTGCTGCTCGTGATGGGGCTGATGCGTTATCGCCGCCGCCGCTAGCTTTGTTTTCTGTGCTTTAGCCGCACTCGAAAGGGTGCGGCTAAAGTACAATTTTTACTTCCCACGGAATACTCTAAAGACTGGGCCGCGTGGGTAAAATAGCCCAGGTCGCCCACTGGAGCGGATTTTGGTTCGTTTTCCGTGTCCCCGGTTCGGAAATTCTCAAAACTTGTCGCTCGCCCCTCATCGTATAGCAACATTGCACGTTCCCCCAATAACAGGAATATGTTAAAAAGCCTCTTCCTCTTCCTGTGCATCAGTGGATGTGCTTATGCCGCCTTCAGCGAGGCGCAAAGCAACCTTCCCCCTGTAATGATAACGTACGGCCCATGGGTTACCACACCCGATATCGGCGCCGTCACAATCGGGTTTGTAACTGACATAAACACCGGAGCCGGGATCGAATATCGAATCAAAGGATCTGACAACGAATGGTCCAGCCGCTGGCACACTGAGGCGGGCCAACTGATCAGCACTGGCAATCGCCATGCGATCCGTCTTACAGGACTAGATCCCGAGAGCCAATACGAGTACCGTATCGTACTGTTCATACCTCCACAAAAACAGGAAGGAGACAATAAATTCCGCGCCCAGTCCGAACTGCGCTTGCCTCGCACATTAAAGATCGAAGACGACGCCTTTAACTTTCGCCCGTTTTCCACCGAGGAAACGTACTCCTTCTTTGTTGTCTCCGATTTACAATTTCCAACAGAGCGCCGTCACCAAATTTTGCAGAACTACCATGACACTGGAATGAAAGATTCCCGCTTTGTCGTCCTGCTGGGAGACCTTACAAATTCCATAGACAACATCGAGACTGATATTCTTCAGGGAATCATTGAGAAGACAACCGCTCTTGGCGGCGCATCACAACCCCACCTCTTTATTCGCGGCAATCATGAGTGGAGGGGCCTGCAGTCCGATCTGTGGACATCCTACTTTGCAATGCCGGGGGGATCTACCTACGCAGCATTTCGCTGCGGCGACGCATTCTACATCGTGCTGGATACCGGAGAGGACAAGCCGCCCTACCCATTCACCGCCCACTATACAACTGCGAACATCGCTGAGCAGGAATTTATGGACAGCCAAAAGGCTTGGCTGACATCCGTTGTGGAATCACAGGAGTTTAAGGCAGCCAAGTTCAGGATTGTTCTGGCACACTCTGCCCCCTACTCTCACGCCGGGCGTTACATGAGCAGGGTGGTCAATAATCTCGTCGAAGATTTTTTTACAAGTGATGCTCCCGATAATCGTATTCACTTGTGGATTAGCGGGCACACCCATTTTTATGCACGCACGATTCCAGGGACAACACAGGCATACGCCCTGTCCCAACCGATCAAAAAATTCTATCGCGATGATCGCTATAGTTTCCCGGTTGTTACGCTCGATGGACCTACGTTCAATGGGCCGGAAGGTGATTT
The DNA window shown above is from Ruficoccus amylovorans and carries:
- a CDS encoding FN3 domain-containing metallophosphoesterase family protein, whose amino-acid sequence is MLKSLFLFLCISGCAYAAFSEAQSNLPPVMITYGPWVTTPDIGAVTIGFVTDINTGAGIEYRIKGSDNEWSSRWHTEAGQLISTGNRHAIRLTGLDPESQYEYRIVLFIPPQKQEGDNKFRAQSELRLPRTLKIEDDAFNFRPFSTEETYSFFVVSDLQFPTERRHQILQNYHDTGMKDSRFVVLLGDLTNSIDNIETDILQGIIEKTTALGGASQPHLFIRGNHEWRGLQSDLWTSYFAMPGGSTYAAFRCGDAFYIVLDTGEDKPPYPFTAHYTTANIAEQEFMDSQKAWLTSVVESQEFKAAKFRIVLAHSAPYSHAGRYMSRVVNNLVEDFFTSDAPDNRIHLWISGHTHFYARTIPGTTQAYALSQPIKKFYRDDRYSFPVVTLDGPTFNGPEGDLPTSGLKVAVEKERLFLESIREDGTVFDRFEVLPDGSINDLNKGLSSSLFTFEPL